One genomic segment of Agromyces intestinalis includes these proteins:
- a CDS encoding carbohydrate ABC transporter permease yields MAVTAPAFETIAPPAASRRRRRYTEDQVPIGRVLLRMLAGLIVLGVFILPYSIMFFGSVKTKSQIRSVDPTYFPTEWHWENYLTMWSTPETPLVQNLISTIVISVFATLLVLAVAMPAAYYTARFRFPGRMVFLFLVIVTQMLQPAVLTSGLFRQFLALGMIDTWGAMIFINAAFNLSFAVWIMHSFFAGIPKEVDEAAQIDGAGRLTVLFRINLPLVWPGIVTAIVFTFVACWNEFAASLVILSTAGNQPLSVALTKFVGQYETSWQYVFGVSIVAIIPVVVLFMLIEKRLVGGLTAGSVK; encoded by the coding sequence ATGGCCGTCACCGCCCCCGCCTTCGAGACCATCGCGCCGCCCGCGGCGTCCCGCCGGCGTCGCCGCTACACCGAGGATCAGGTGCCCATCGGGCGCGTGCTGCTGCGCATGCTCGCGGGGCTCATCGTGCTCGGCGTGTTCATCCTGCCGTACTCGATCATGTTCTTCGGCTCGGTGAAGACGAAGTCGCAGATCCGCTCGGTCGACCCCACCTACTTCCCGACCGAGTGGCACTGGGAGAACTACCTCACGATGTGGTCGACGCCCGAGACGCCGCTCGTGCAGAACCTCATCTCGACGATCGTCATCTCGGTGTTCGCAACGCTGCTCGTCCTCGCCGTCGCGATGCCCGCGGCGTACTACACCGCCCGATTCCGGTTCCCGGGTCGCATGGTGTTCCTCTTCCTCGTCATCGTGACCCAGATGCTGCAGCCGGCGGTGTTGACCTCCGGTCTGTTCCGCCAGTTCCTCGCGCTCGGCATGATCGACACCTGGGGCGCGATGATCTTCATCAACGCCGCGTTCAACCTGTCGTTCGCGGTGTGGATCATGCACTCGTTCTTCGCCGGCATCCCGAAGGAGGTCGACGAGGCCGCGCAGATCGACGGAGCCGGCCGCCTCACGGTGCTGTTCCGCATCAACCTGCCGCTCGTCTGGCCCGGCATCGTGACCGCGATCGTGTTCACCTTCGTCGCCTGCTGGAACGAGTTCGCCGCGTCGCTCGTGATCCTCTCGACCGCGGGCAACCAGCCGCTGTCGGTGGCCCTCACGAAGTTCGTCGGCCAGTACGAGACGAGCTGGCAGTACGTGTTCGGCGTGTCGATCGTGGCGATCATCCCCGTCGTGGTGCTCTTCATGCTCATCGAGAAGCGACTCGTCGGCGGGCTGACGGCGGGCAGCGTGAAGTAG